The following are from one region of the Staphylococcus argenteus genome:
- the fadE gene encoding acyl-CoA dehydrogenase FadE — MKFEKEKVLKSLFPEDVLSIAKGLTDGEVEFLQQVNHLLESKYRPDINQHWIDATVPEDYFKDLGELNYFNNPLLYKDRPNAKMPSQLFQFFMSYLLARFDISLATLLGVHQGLGHNTFFFGGSKEQIAKYVPKLQSHELRTCFALTEPEHGSDVAGGLETVAERQGDTWVINGEKKWIGGAHVSDVIPVFAVNKETGKPHCFVVRPEQDGVDIEVIDNKIALRIVPNALIKLTNVKVDESDRLQNITSFKDIAKILYSTRAGVAYMATGGMAGALRATLDYVTERKQFGKPISKYQLIQEKLAMMQGNLAQAMATCAQLANMQAHGEYDEVATSTAKMMNALRLRETVAMGRGITGGNGILADDYDIARFFSDAEAIYTYEGTHEINALVIGRALTGDSAFV, encoded by the coding sequence ATGAAATTTGAAAAAGAAAAAGTTTTAAAATCATTATTCCCTGAAGATGTGCTTAGTATTGCTAAAGGTTTAACAGATGGTGAAGTTGAATTTTTACAACAAGTGAACCATTTACTCGAAAGCAAATATCGACCAGATATCAATCAGCATTGGATAGATGCCACAGTACCTGAAGATTATTTTAAAGATTTAGGAGAATTAAATTACTTTAACAACCCATTACTTTATAAAGATAGACCAAATGCCAAAATGCCGAGTCAACTATTTCAATTTTTCATGTCTTACCTACTCGCTCGTTTTGATATTTCACTTGCAACCCTTCTTGGTGTCCATCAAGGTTTAGGGCATAACACTTTCTTTTTCGGGGGTAGCAAAGAACAAATTGCGAAATATGTACCAAAATTACAGTCTCATGAATTGCGTACATGCTTTGCATTAACCGAACCTGAGCATGGCTCTGATGTTGCAGGAGGCTTAGAAACTGTCGCAGAGCGTCAAGGTGACACTTGGGTTATTAATGGTGAAAAGAAATGGATTGGTGGTGCACATGTTTCTGATGTAATCCCTGTATTCGCTGTAAATAAAGAGACCGGTAAGCCTCACTGCTTTGTTGTCCGCCCAGAGCAAGACGGTGTAGATATTGAAGTCATTGATAATAAAATTGCCCTTCGTATCGTGCCAAATGCATTGATTAAATTAACCAATGTTAAGGTTGATGAATCTGATCGCTTACAAAATATTACAAGCTTTAAAGATATTGCCAAAATCCTTTACTCAACACGAGCAGGTGTCGCATATATGGCTACGGGTGGTATGGCTGGTGCATTACGTGCCACACTAGACTATGTCACTGAGCGTAAACAATTCGGCAAACCAATTAGCAAATATCAATTAATTCAAGAAAAACTAGCGATGATGCAAGGTAATCTAGCGCAAGCAATGGCAACATGTGCTCAATTAGCTAACATGCAAGCACATGGTGAGTATGATGAAGTTGCAACTTCTACAGCTAAAATGATGAATGCCTTACGTTTACGCGAGACGGTAGCAATGGGACGAGGTATTACAGGTGGCAACGGTATTCTTGCTGATGATTATGATATTGCACGTTTCTTCTCAGATGCAGAAGCAATTTACACATACGAAGGTACACATGAAATTAATGCGTTAGTAATTGGACGTGCCTTAACTGGTGATTCTGCATTTGTTTAA
- the fadD gene encoding long-chain-fatty-acid--CoA ligase FadD, protein MNFDWIKTRSDFDDDKPAVIDHAKQTSWTYQQLNARADNMAHYLTSQGVKKGDVIGVFAPNDIAILDLLFACFKTGAVFLPMNWRLNPKEIAAIVEDAQLKLLFYAKKHLSSLTNINQKLLHMDIDSRQYDEIVDPDHHQPFQATPVEPHDLAALIYTSGTTGSPKGVMFSYESFVHNGANLELTYKFNSNYITIVSTPMFHVLGFNDTVLPVLMSGGTLILQRYFNGEELNDMIAQYKPTFIIMIPTMYYSTLRASNFNPDNFKAMDYIIQGGSQPLPSIQAAFKQYGINIINGYGLTEAPLVLVNTPENSKRKPMSIGKAVMFVDARILDENGQEVPTGDIGELAIKAKNVTPGYWNKPEETAQSFHGRYLLTGDLAKMDEDGDIFIIDRKKELIITGGENVLPSEVENALAEHPLIDRCVVVGYDHPKYGESIAAAIILREDDPNYAEKLDQHMRNRLAGYKVPRMYVPVTHMPLNSTQKPDKLAIRQMMNNKATEIIE, encoded by the coding sequence ATGAATTTCGATTGGATTAAAACGCGTTCAGATTTCGATGATGACAAACCTGCCGTCATTGATCACGCAAAACAGACGTCTTGGACATACCAACAACTTAACGCCCGGGCTGATAATATGGCGCATTATTTAACCTCTCAAGGTGTTAAAAAAGGTGATGTCATAGGTGTTTTTGCTCCAAATGATATTGCAATATTAGATTTACTATTTGCTTGCTTTAAAACAGGTGCTGTATTTTTACCGATGAATTGGAGACTAAATCCGAAAGAGATAGCAGCTATTGTGGAAGATGCACAATTAAAGCTTCTCTTTTATGCCAAAAAGCACCTAAGTTCTTTAACAAACATTAATCAAAAGTTACTGCACATGGATATTGATTCACGTCAATATGATGAAATTGTAGATCCAGATCATCACCAACCTTTTCAAGCAACACCGGTCGAACCACATGATCTTGCAGCGTTAATTTATACAAGTGGTACAACTGGATCACCTAAAGGCGTGATGTTCTCGTATGAATCATTTGTTCATAATGGTGCAAACTTAGAACTGACATATAAGTTTAATTCAAATTATATTACGATTGTATCTACACCTATGTTCCATGTCTTAGGATTTAATGATACAGTGTTGCCCGTCTTGATGTCAGGTGGCACATTGATTCTTCAACGTTATTTTAATGGAGAAGAATTGAACGACATGATTGCACAGTACAAGCCTACTTTTATTATCATGATTCCAACGATGTATTATAGTACGCTACGTGCCAGTAATTTTAATCCCGATAATTTCAAAGCAATGGATTACATCATTCAAGGTGGTTCACAGCCATTACCAAGTATTCAAGCAGCATTTAAACAATATGGTATTAACATTATCAACGGTTACGGCTTAACTGAAGCGCCTCTAGTACTCGTTAATACACCGGAAAATTCGAAACGCAAACCGATGAGTATTGGTAAAGCAGTCATGTTTGTTGATGCACGAATTCTTGATGAAAATGGTCAAGAAGTCCCTACTGGCGATATCGGCGAGCTAGCTATTAAAGCGAAAAATGTAACACCTGGATATTGGAACAAACCTGAAGAAACTGCTCAGTCGTTTCATGGTCGTTATTTATTAACAGGTGATTTAGCAAAAATGGATGAAGATGGTGATATTTTCATCATTGATCGTAAAAAAGAACTTATCATTACAGGTGGCGAAAATGTCTTACCATCGGAAGTTGAAAATGCTTTAGCTGAGCACCCACTAATTGACCGATGTGTAGTCGTAGGCTATGACCATCCAAAATATGGTGAGTCGATAGCAGCAGCCATCATACTTCGAGAAGATGATCCTAACTATGCTGAAAAGTTAGATCAACATATGCGAAATCGTTTGGCAGGATATAAAGTACCAAGAATGTATGTACCTGTGACACATATGCCGTTAAATAGTACACAAAAACCAGACAAACTTGCAATTAGACAAATGATGAATAACAAAGCAACGGAAATAATAGAGTAA
- the fadX gene encoding fatty acid degradation protein FadX produces the protein MKQITWHDLQHIIKDGDVIGLSALAVANLPAEVLRAVLAQHDKYQTPNDLTFILANDIHSLGVAPDLDDFIERGMIKRVIMSILTASSKTAQAMKNNEIEAYFLPQGVIATHYRQSNHLLPGVLTKIGLNTAVDPRYGGGKVNKCTTEDLVSIVNMRDETYLHYTFPSVDVALLRGTYADKQGNIYLTQEAYLSECYHVALNTKANHGTVIVQVKAIVDDYQLKPHDVIIPGSIVDYVYVTQEDHNHRQVIQSHYLPALSGQERIDCIPEKPLPFNNRKLILRRAAQFLTYGDTISIGYGINNELSNLLYEERVAHDVQPILDVGIFGGFVGSRERFGMNYNADVRMRHDQAWDFIYNNGVSVAYLSFAEVDQYGNVNVSYFNDRLNGCGGFIDITQSVNKIIFSGTFVAGSTLSCYKHKLDIESEGHTKKFVSEVSHIDFNAQYSRSLNQEVYFVTDRAVFELVDKGLKLIEIAPGLDLQKDILNQMSFKPIIADNIKLIDSSIYQKQWGQLKQSIHKV, from the coding sequence TTGAAGCAAATCACATGGCACGATTTACAACATATCATTAAAGACGGTGATGTGATTGGTTTGTCGGCTTTAGCTGTTGCCAATTTACCTGCCGAAGTTCTACGTGCTGTGTTAGCGCAACACGATAAATACCAGACGCCTAATGATTTAACCTTTATTTTAGCGAATGATATCCATAGTTTGGGTGTCGCACCCGATCTAGATGACTTTATTGAACGTGGCATGATTAAGCGTGTCATTATGAGTATATTAACTGCTTCATCAAAAACAGCACAAGCTATGAAAAACAATGAGATAGAAGCATACTTTTTACCACAAGGTGTCATTGCTACTCATTATCGTCAAAGCAACCATCTTTTACCTGGTGTGCTTACAAAAATTGGTTTAAACACGGCTGTTGATCCCAGATATGGAGGCGGCAAAGTAAACAAGTGTACTACAGAAGACTTAGTTTCTATAGTCAACATGCGCGATGAAACATATTTGCATTACACATTCCCTAGCGTTGATGTGGCATTGCTGAGAGGAACCTATGCAGATAAACAAGGCAATATATATTTAACACAAGAAGCATACTTGAGTGAATGTTATCATGTCGCTTTAAATACTAAGGCCAATCATGGCACCGTTATCGTACAAGTCAAAGCTATAGTTGATGACTATCAACTAAAACCACATGATGTTATTATTCCTGGAAGTATTGTTGATTATGTATATGTTACCCAAGAAGATCATAATCATCGTCAAGTAATTCAAAGTCATTATTTACCTGCATTGTCAGGTCAAGAACGGATTGATTGTATTCCTGAAAAACCGTTGCCATTTAATAATCGCAAACTCATTCTTAGACGTGCCGCTCAATTTTTAACATACGGCGATACGATTAGTATTGGTTATGGTATTAACAATGAACTTTCAAATTTACTTTATGAAGAACGTGTCGCACATGACGTACAACCCATTCTAGACGTCGGCATTTTCGGTGGATTTGTAGGTAGCCGTGAGCGTTTTGGTATGAACTATAACGCAGATGTACGTATGCGTCATGATCAAGCTTGGGATTTTATCTATAACAATGGTGTATCTGTTGCTTATCTTAGCTTTGCAGAAGTAGACCAATATGGCAATGTCAATGTGTCCTACTTTAATGACCGACTCAATGGTTGTGGTGGTTTTATAGACATTACACAATCGGTAAACAAAATTATTTTTTCAGGAACGTTCGTCGCAGGGAGTACGCTATCATGTTATAAACATAAATTAGATATTGAAAGCGAAGGTCATACTAAAAAATTTGTATCAGAAGTAAGCCATATAGACTTTAATGCACAGTATTCGCGATCACTCAATCAAGAAGTATACTTTGTTACTGACCGTGCCGTATTTGAATTAGTTGATAAAGGTTTAAAGCTGATTGAAATCGCACCAGGTCTTGATTTGCAAAAAGATATATTGAATCAAATGTCATTTAAACCAATCATTGCTGACAACATAAAATTGATTGATAGTAGCATTTATCAAAAACAATGGGGACAACTTAAACAATCAATTCATAAAGTATGA
- a CDS encoding type 1 glutamine amidotransferase, translated as MRINVLQHTPNEGLGYIGEWAKERGHTVYIYHPYCYEGVLPRADETDMLVILGGPMNPNDNMPWIKNEQQLILELMAKHKPIYGACFGAQQISKALGNEVLKSPVKEVGWDNVYLESDIIPDIPNQLMALHWHEDMFQIPEQATLLFSGNHIKNQGFIIGNTVIGLQFHFEPGPDDVREIVINDHKYIANSVLQQSVDDILSFEVPEQNRVIIFKLLDFIVKVQ; from the coding sequence ATGAGAATAAATGTTTTACAACATACACCGAATGAAGGCTTAGGATATATTGGGGAGTGGGCTAAAGAAAGAGGACATACTGTTTATATTTATCATCCATATTGTTATGAAGGTGTGTTGCCCCGTGCAGATGAAACAGATATGTTAGTCATTCTTGGAGGACCAATGAACCCTAATGATAATATGCCTTGGATTAAAAATGAACAACAATTAATATTGGAATTGATGGCTAAACATAAGCCGATATATGGCGCCTGTTTTGGAGCGCAACAAATTTCTAAAGCATTAGGCAATGAAGTTTTGAAATCACCAGTTAAAGAAGTGGGATGGGATAACGTTTATTTAGAGTCTGACATTATTCCAGATATACCAAATCAATTAATGGCGCTGCATTGGCATGAGGATATGTTTCAGATACCGGAACAAGCGACATTACTATTTTCCGGGAATCATATTAAAAACCAAGGATTTATCATTGGAAATACTGTAATTGGATTACAGTTTCACTTCGAACCTGGCCCAGATGATGTTAGGGAAATTGTTATAAATGATCACAAGTATATTGCTAATTCTGTTTTGCAACAGTCAGTGGATGACATTTTATCCTTTGAGGTACCAGAACAAAATAGAGTAATAATCTTTAAACTATTAGATTTTATAGTAAAAGTGCAATGA
- a CDS encoding DUF488 domain-containing protein, with translation MTIDIGRIYDHKERTDAIRVLVDRVWPRGMSKSTANLDYWLKDVAPSTELRKWFHHDPKLFGAFKEKYEKELRDNSVQKAAFTELKGLVEKHNHVLLLYAAKDTEHNQAVILKQLLKN, from the coding sequence ATGACCATTGATATAGGACGAATTTACGATCACAAAGAACGGACCGATGCTATTCGTGTGTTAGTTGATAGAGTGTGGCCTAGAGGTATGTCGAAAAGTACTGCGAATCTTGATTATTGGTTGAAAGACGTTGCCCCCTCTACTGAGTTAAGAAAGTGGTTCCATCATGATCCTAAACTTTTTGGTGCTTTTAAAGAAAAGTATGAAAAAGAATTGCGTGATAATAGTGTTCAAAAAGCTGCTTTTACAGAATTAAAAGGTCTTGTCGAAAAACATAATCACGTTCTATTGTTGTATGCCGCCAAAGATACTGAGCATAACCAAGCTGTGATACTAAAACAACTGCTTAAAAATTAG
- a CDS encoding PrsW family intramembrane metalloprotease produces the protein MEGLNHRRDTEKETTTKDQSILDQDMTKEEGASTTKQEAVHHSVQTKQTADIHNNESIEKQMDEKAYETAQNADLKHEARSLFDNATKSIGRLAGNDESLNLNLKDMFSEVFKPHTKNEADEIFIAGTAKTTPAICDISEEWGKPWLFSRVFIAFTVTFIALWVMAAFFNNTNAIPGLIFIGALTVPLSGLFFFYESNAFKNISIFEVIIMFFIGGVFSLLSTMVLYRFVVFSDQFEKFGSLTFFDAFLVGLVEETGKALIIVYFVNKLKTNKILNGLLIGASIGAGFAVFESAGYILNFALGENVPLLDIVFTRAWTAIGGHLVWSAIVGAAIVIAKEQHGFEFKDILDKRFLIFFLTAVGLHGIWDTSLTILGSDTLKIFILIVVVWILVFILMGAGLKQVNTLQKEFKEQQNKVQE, from the coding sequence ATGGAAGGTCTTAATCATCGAAGAGACACAGAAAAAGAAACAACAACAAAAGATCAATCGATTCTAGATCAAGATATGACAAAGGAAGAAGGCGCATCAACAACAAAACAGGAAGCTGTTCATCATAGTGTACAAACAAAGCAGACAGCGGATATACATAACAATGAATCTATAGAAAAACAAATGGACGAAAAAGCATATGAGACAGCACAAAATGCAGATTTAAAGCACGAAGCAAGAAGTTTGTTTGATAATGCGACAAAATCTATCGGTAGACTAGCAGGTAATGATGAAAGCTTAAACCTTAATTTGAAAGATATGTTTTCAGAAGTTTTTAAGCCACATACTAAAAATGAAGCAGATGAAATATTTATCGCGGGAACGGCAAAAACAACGCCAGCTATTTGTGATATTTCAGAAGAGTGGGGTAAACCTTGGCTCTTTTCACGTGTGTTTATTGCTTTTACAGTGACATTTATTGCATTATGGGTCATGGCTGCATTTTTCAATAATACAAATGCGATTCCTGGACTCATTTTTATTGGTGCATTAACAGTACCATTATCAGGTTTATTCTTCTTCTATGAATCAAATGCTTTTAAAAACATAAGCATTTTTGAAGTCATCATCATGTTCTTTATTGGTGGCGTATTTTCATTATTAAGTACAATGGTATTATATAGATTTGTCGTGTTCAGTGATCAATTTGAAAAGTTTGGGTCATTAACATTTTTCGATGCATTTTTAGTCGGATTGGTTGAAGAAACAGGTAAAGCACTTATTATTGTTTATTTTGTCAATAAATTGAAAACGAACAAGATTTTGAATGGTTTATTAATCGGTGCTTCCATTGGAGCTGGGTTTGCAGTTTTTGAATCGGCAGGTTATATTTTAAATTTTGCTCTAGGTGAAAATGTACCGTTATTAGATATTGTCTTCACACGTGCATGGACTGCAATTGGTGGTCACTTAGTGTGGTCAGCTATAGTCGGAGCTGCTATTGTTATTGCCAAAGAACAACATGGTTTCGAGTTTAAAGATATTTTAGATAAACGATTTTTAATATTCTTCTTAACAGCTGTTGGGTTACATGGCATTTGGGATACATCATTAACGATTCTTGGCAGTGATACTTTAAAAATATTTATTTTAATCGTTGTCGTATGGATACTCGTATTTATTTTAATGGGTGCAGGGTTGAAACAAGTTAATACACTACAAAAAGAATTCAAAGAACAACAGAATAAAGTACAAGAATAA
- a CDS encoding alpha/beta hydrolase encodes MEKVNFKSNNLNVVANMYFPENFDENNQYPAIVVNHPAGGVKEQTAGLYAERLATLGYVTMAYDASYQGESEGQPHNLENPSSRVEDVRAAVDYFNTLDFIDNNRIGALGICAGGGYTIKAAQTEKRIKAVVGISAADIGQNFRKGWTGNQDEKDINTLLEQVAEQRKAEENGAPQKLVGFVPEEPTEDMDQETKDGWEYYRTPRAQHERSINQFPFISFDRIIEFTAFDLVDKLLTQPVLFIAGSEAGTLWQSENAYERALEPKDIHIVEGANHFDMYDKEPFVTEAVEKMKSFYGQYL; translated from the coding sequence ATGGAAAAAGTAAATTTTAAAAGTAATAATTTAAATGTAGTAGCTAATATGTATTTCCCAGAAAATTTTGATGAAAATAATCAATATCCTGCTATTGTCGTTAATCATCCAGCAGGAGGTGTGAAAGAACAAACAGCTGGCTTATATGCAGAACGACTAGCAACTTTAGGTTATGTGACGATGGCTTATGATGCAAGTTATCAAGGTGAAAGTGAGGGACAACCACATAATTTAGAAAATCCATCATCACGCGTAGAAGATGTAAGAGCTGCTGTGGATTACTTTAATACACTTGATTTCATTGATAATAATCGTATTGGTGCGCTTGGTATTTGTGCAGGTGGTGGCTATACAATTAAAGCAGCACAAACTGAAAAACGTATTAAAGCTGTAGTTGGCATTAGTGCTGCTGACATCGGTCAAAATTTCCGTAAAGGTTGGACGGGTAATCAAGATGAAAAAGACATTAACACTTTATTAGAACAAGTTGCAGAACAAAGAAAGGCAGAAGAAAATGGCGCACCACAAAAGCTAGTAGGTTTCGTTCCAGAAGAGCCTACCGAAGATATGGATCAAGAAACAAAAGATGGATGGGAATATTATCGTACGCCAAGAGCGCAACATGAACGTTCAATTAATCAATTTCCATTTATTAGTTTCGATCGTATTATTGAATTTACTGCATTTGATTTAGTAGATAAATTATTAACACAACCTGTGCTATTTATCGCTGGAAGTGAAGCTGGTACATTATGGCAAAGTGAAAATGCATATGAACGTGCACTAGAACCGAAAGATATCCACATTGTAGAAGGCGCGAATCATTTTGATATGTATGATAAAGAACCATTTGTAACAGAAGCGGTTGAAAAAATGAAATCATTTTATGGTCAATATTTATAG
- a CDS encoding TetR/AcrR family transcriptional regulator encodes MDKRIKKTQRALKQTMIALLKEQHIEDITVTDICDKSEIVRRTFYAHFNDKYDLVEHIMSDYISDFIEICHFKEQVNFKIGNIKWFEYLYNNKDIFSSLFKSSISALFSKKLETVIYKQLENKISETVINDGISKSTLLCFLTSAILGVMVNFALNSDSDYQNKANETLLLLKPYLKDEIFDSLV; translated from the coding sequence ATGGATAAACGTATTAAGAAAACACAACGCGCATTGAAACAAACAATGATTGCGTTATTAAAAGAGCAACACATCGAAGACATCACAGTGACAGATATATGTGATAAATCTGAAATCGTTAGAAGAACCTTTTACGCGCATTTCAATGATAAATATGATTTAGTTGAACATATTATGAGCGATTATATTTCAGATTTTATAGAAATATGTCATTTCAAAGAGCAGGTAAATTTTAAAATTGGTAATATTAAATGGTTTGAATATTTATATAACAACAAAGATATTTTCAGTTCATTATTTAAAAGTTCAATTTCAGCACTATTCAGTAAAAAACTAGAGACTGTCATTTACAAACAACTAGAAAATAAAATTTCTGAAACCGTTATTAATGATGGTATAAGTAAATCAACATTATTATGTTTTTTAACTTCGGCTATACTGGGTGTTATGGTGAATTTTGCATTAAACAGTGATTCAGATTATCAAAATAAAGCTAATGAAACCTTATTACTCTTAAAACCTTATTTAAAAGATGAAATATTCGACTCGTTAGTATAA
- a CDS encoding SDR family oxidoreductase — MEKKNILIIGASGQISQELIHLLLDKTEHHLTLYLRNKAKLMNIEDGKRVTVIEADATDEVALENALDQIDVVFASLAGNIDKQAHAIVSAMERKNVQRLIFVTALGIYDEVPGTFGKWNNDNIGPYLPPYKKAADIIELSSLDYTLLRPAWLTNSDEIEYETTVKGEDFKGTEVSRKSVAALGLEIIENPSIYVKESLGVNKPNTDGDKPRWL; from the coding sequence TTGGAAAAGAAAAATATTTTAATCATAGGTGCAAGTGGTCAAATTTCTCAAGAGTTAATTCACTTGCTATTAGATAAAACAGAACATCATTTAACACTATACTTAAGAAATAAAGCGAAATTGATGAATATAGAAGATGGAAAACGCGTAACAGTAATCGAAGCAGATGCAACAGATGAAGTTGCCTTGGAAAATGCATTGGATCAAATTGATGTTGTATTCGCTAGTTTAGCCGGTAACATAGATAAACAAGCTCATGCAATTGTATCAGCAATGGAAAGGAAAAACGTGCAACGACTTATTTTTGTAACTGCATTAGGTATATATGACGAGGTGCCTGGTACATTTGGCAAATGGAATAACGACAATATTGGACCGTATCTTCCACCATATAAGAAAGCAGCAGACATTATTGAATTATCTAGCTTAGACTATACATTGCTACGTCCCGCATGGTTGACGAATAGTGATGAGATTGAATATGAAACAACAGTTAAAGGTGAAGATTTTAAAGGCACAGAAGTTTCGCGTAAAAGTGTTGCTGCATTAGGATTAGAAATTATTGAGAACCCTTCAATCTACGTTAAAGAAAGTTTAGGCGTAAACAAACCAAATACAGATGGCGATAAGCCACGCTGGTTATAA
- the nikA gene encoding nickel ABC transporter substrate-binding protein — protein sequence MKFKRLATIIAVATLVLSGCGSTHSSGKDLNISLPLKTKSIAPYETDVPVKIGAAESLFKTNDQGKIEKVLVKSYHQPNDTTLDIELKDNIKFQNGQKLTAEKVKSSLENSMKKSDLVKFSLPISSMTAKGQKLTIKTKSAYPELVSELANPFMAIYDTNAKSDVNQAPVGTGPYEIKDYKQSQKISLAKFKDYWQGKPKLDHITVTYQEDGNNRVRNLESKKADLITDVPVNKVEDITNDKHLKVSKKSGFRTSLLMYNHTNKKMTKPVREALDNVIDRQGIADHIYQGYAKPATSPFNDKIPYIKEPKMTKQNIDKAKDLLAKEGYTKNHPLKIKLITYDGRPELSKIAQVLQSDAKKANIDIDIKSVDDIEGYLKDRSAWDATMYSFGTIPRGDTGYFFNQAYKKDGAINKGNYDNHKVDDLINQLNHTVNVDERHNISNDIIKLSSQDVPNSYIAYNDQIVAANSNVKNYKVTPEGIYLIDYQTTIER from the coding sequence ATGAAGTTTAAAAGACTTGCGACAATCATCGCAGTAGCAACTTTAGTATTATCTGGATGTGGTTCAACACATTCATCTGGTAAAGATTTAAATATCTCGTTACCTTTAAAAACGAAGTCCATTGCGCCTTATGAAACAGATGTACCTGTTAAAATTGGTGCTGCAGAGTCCTTATTCAAAACAAATGATCAAGGTAAAATCGAAAAAGTATTAGTAAAATCATATCATCAACCAAATGATACGACATTAGATATAGAGTTAAAAGACAATATAAAATTTCAAAATGGTCAAAAACTAACTGCTGAAAAAGTAAAATCAAGTCTTGAAAATAGCATGAAGAAAAGTGATTTAGTTAAATTTTCATTACCTATATCATCTATGACTGCTAAAGGTCAAAAACTGACAATCAAAACGAAATCAGCTTATCCTGAACTTGTATCAGAATTAGCGAATCCTTTTATGGCTATTTATGACACGAATGCTAAATCAGATGTGAATCAAGCACCTGTTGGTACTGGACCATATGAAATAAAAGATTATAAACAATCACAAAAAATATCATTAGCAAAATTTAAAGACTATTGGCAAGGTAAACCTAAATTAGATCACATTACTGTAACGTATCAAGAAGATGGTAATAATCGCGTCAGAAATTTAGAATCTAAAAAAGCTGATTTAATTACCGATGTACCTGTTAATAAAGTAGAAGATATTACGAATGATAAGCATTTGAAAGTATCGAAAAAGTCTGGCTTTAGAACTTCTTTACTTATGTATAATCATACAAATAAGAAAATGACTAAACCCGTTCGCGAGGCACTAGACAATGTCATTGATAGACAAGGTATTGCAGACCATATTTATCAAGGTTATGCGAAACCTGCAACAAGTCCATTTAATGATAAAATCCCTTACATTAAGGAACCTAAAATGACTAAGCAAAATATTGATAAAGCCAAGGATTTATTAGCCAAAGAAGGTTATACAAAAAATCATCCATTAAAAATTAAATTAATCACTTATGACGGTCGTCCAGAATTGTCTAAAATTGCACAAGTACTACAATCAGATGCTAAAAAGGCAAATATTGATATTGATATTAAAAGTGTCGATGACATTGAAGGTTATTTAAAAGACCGTTCCGCATGGGATGCAACGATGTATAGTTTTGGTACAATCCCTCGTGGTGATACAGGTTATTTCTTTAACCAAGCCTATAAAAAAGATGGTGCCATTAATAAAGGAAACTATGATAATCATAAAGTTGATGATTTAATTAATCAGTTGAATCATACTGTTAATGTTGATGAACGCCATAATATTTCTAATGACATTATCAAATTATCTAGTCAAGATGTGCCAAATAGTTACATCGCCTATAACGATCAAATTGTCGCTGCGAATTCTAACGTTAAAAATTACAAAGTTACACCTGAGGGTATATATTTAATAGATTATCAAACAACGATTGAACGATAG